The proteins below come from a single Chryseobacterium capnotolerans genomic window:
- a CDS encoding SusC/RagA family TonB-linked outer membrane protein produces the protein MGYGTQKKSKVSGAVTEASLDKLSSRSLSGVGEALQGKAPGVTVVNEGGDPNGSPKVNIRGLGGVNGESPLYVVDGVVFNGTPAINPNDIQDISVLKDASAAIYGARSSGGVILITTKRGKKGTLTVDFDVKYGINQAWKLRESLNAAEFQDVMRQAYENAGKLNNLPLAFNADKYADGGITRTNWMKEIFRTGTIQEYNVNLNGGNEKSRFFVGMNHRSLEGILLNTQAKRYNFRVNSEHKVKDWLTIGENMYYNYSDGNTANTKNGYTGALVAAMYYPPNVPVYTPSGAFSGLPIDVAGGYGDMINPVAYLKRISIQNPTHEILLNPYMEITLAKDLKFRSNFAQTFKIGNVKEFTSRVLEVGKIFDTNSLEYQNNNISTSLAEQLLTYKFTTGKHNFDFLAGLTFQKTTEDGFRAKTFDFRSEAEAFRYLQNAADTYKEAESYKYRSALTSYLARVNYDYAGKYMISLLGRRDGTSLVSKEKHFADYYSISGAWMVSKENFMKDIVWLSNLKLRGSHGILGNLGGVSYQAVNPQMIRDNNIIFGQDPAQNIAYYAKTRPNPDLKWGKSEQTNFGVDASFFRNRLAVQFDYFVKKSTDQIFNVNLPSTATYVDQYVNAGLFQDKGYEIGINFNGKNTGDFTYSIGATLSQLKNTVKQLADVDEIFINSNNVRGVLKPTRIKVGESLYSYYGYKTDGIFQSQAEINNYKDANGNLIQPNAKPGDIKFLKKKAIQEH, from the coding sequence GTGGGATACGGAACACAGAAAAAAAGTAAGGTATCCGGCGCTGTTACGGAGGCTTCGTTGGATAAACTTAGTTCCAGATCTTTATCAGGAGTAGGAGAAGCTCTTCAGGGGAAGGCTCCCGGAGTGACTGTTGTGAACGAAGGGGGAGATCCTAATGGCTCACCCAAAGTGAATATCCGTGGTTTGGGCGGGGTGAATGGTGAATCTCCTCTTTATGTTGTGGATGGAGTAGTTTTTAATGGAACTCCTGCTATTAACCCCAATGATATTCAGGATATTTCTGTGCTTAAGGATGCTTCTGCAGCTATTTATGGAGCGAGGTCTTCCGGAGGGGTAATCCTGATCACCACTAAAAGAGGTAAAAAAGGAACTCTGACAGTAGATTTTGATGTTAAATACGGAATTAACCAGGCATGGAAATTAAGAGAATCTTTAAATGCAGCTGAATTCCAGGATGTAATGCGCCAGGCATACGAGAATGCAGGAAAGCTGAATAACCTTCCTTTAGCCTTCAATGCAGATAAATATGCTGACGGAGGAATTACCAGAACCAACTGGATGAAAGAGATCTTTCGTACAGGAACTATTCAGGAATACAACGTAAATCTTAATGGCGGAAATGAAAAATCCAGATTCTTCGTGGGAATGAACCATAGAAGTCTTGAAGGAATTTTATTAAACACTCAGGCAAAACGATATAATTTCAGGGTAAACTCTGAACACAAAGTAAAAGACTGGTTGACGATTGGAGAGAATATGTACTATAACTATTCTGACGGAAACACAGCCAATACAAAGAATGGATACACAGGAGCTTTGGTTGCCGCCATGTATTACCCGCCAAACGTTCCGGTTTATACTCCATCCGGAGCTTTTTCAGGACTACCGATTGATGTAGCAGGCGGATATGGAGATATGATTAACCCTGTTGCTTATTTGAAAAGAATCAGTATTCAAAATCCTACCCATGAGATTTTGCTCAATCCTTACATGGAAATTACGCTGGCTAAGGACTTGAAATTCCGCTCCAATTTTGCTCAAACCTTTAAAATAGGGAATGTAAAAGAATTTACTTCCAGAGTGTTGGAGGTAGGAAAGATCTTTGATACCAACAGTTTGGAATATCAGAACAATAATATTTCTACTTCTCTTGCTGAACAGCTCCTTACTTACAAATTTACAACGGGTAAACATAATTTTGACTTCCTTGCAGGTTTAACGTTCCAGAAAACAACCGAAGACGGATTCCGGGCAAAAACTTTTGATTTCAGAAGTGAAGCGGAAGCCTTCCGATATCTTCAGAATGCTGCAGATACTTATAAAGAAGCAGAAAGTTATAAATACAGAAGTGCTTTAACTTCTTATCTGGCAAGAGTAAACTATGACTATGCCGGGAAATATATGATCAGTTTACTGGGAAGAAGAGATGGAACATCTCTAGTTTCTAAAGAAAAACATTTTGCAGATTATTATTCAATTTCAGGAGCGTGGATGGTATCTAAAGAAAATTTCATGAAAGATATTGTATGGCTCTCCAACCTGAAATTAAGAGGAAGTCATGGTATTTTAGGAAACCTTGGCGGGGTTTCTTACCAGGCAGTAAATCCGCAGATGATCCGTGATAATAACATTATTTTCGGACAGGACCCGGCACAGAATATTGCTTATTATGCGAAAACAAGGCCCAATCCGGATTTGAAATGGGGGAAATCAGAGCAAACCAACTTTGGGGTGGACGCTTCCTTCTTCCGTAACAGGCTTGCTGTGCAGTTTGATTACTTCGTGAAAAAATCAACTGATCAAATTTTCAATGTGAACCTTCCGAGTACGGCAACGTATGTAGATCAGTATGTAAATGCAGGATTATTTCAGGATAAAGGATATGAAATAGGAATTAATTTTAATGGTAAAAATACCGGAGATTTTACCTATTCAATCGGAGCAACTCTTAGTCAACTAAAAAATACGGTGAAGCAATTGGCCGATGTAGATGAGATCTTTATCAACAGTAATAATGTACGTGGAGTTCTGAAACCTACCCGTATAAAAGTGGGCGAATCTCTTTATTCCTATTATGGTTATAAGACCGATGGGATTTTCCAGAGCCAGGCAGAAATCAATAATTATAAAGATGCTAACGGTAATCTTATTCAGCCTAATGCGAAACCCGGAGATATTAAATTCCTGAAAAAGAAGGCAATACAGGAGCATTGA
- a CDS encoding RagB/SusD family nutrient uptake outer membrane protein, with the protein MKIFNTIILITGLSASVLSCTNELNIEPEGTPTEANFWKNENDLITGANAMYKPLSDSEFYGRGFFWFINASDDMVTGRSKSEADNVKNFSSNYIAAGDLETQWNKRYTVIGVANRVIRNIDNVQASQAVKNKYLGEALFMSSRMYFELAYSYGNEKAGIPIIDRTKEPDPNPIPRAANVMENYNYIVNDLKKAAELLPGQEELPTKDYGRPHKAAAWALLAKVYLFMKDWKNAEYWANEVMTKGNRKLLNNFGDVFKAENNYSSEYIWSVPSTTKFNGVGSILPGVMLENKGWGKYNGWGYFQPTKELYDEYEAGDLRRSVTILKEGDQFTFDGAVRTYATSNSLTKAQFNKYMDAFKYPFKEGHVNANGDYPCTDLAVPIMRYAEVILIKAEALLMQNKPADQEINMIRKRAGLTLKSGYTMADLKHERRCELAGEWADRHRDLVRWGDAQATYAKPLHGMDGKEAWAARNFNPAVHNVWAVPQVEIVNSHGVIKQNEGW; encoded by the coding sequence ATGAAGATTTTCAATACAATCATTTTAATAACAGGGCTGTCTGCTTCAGTATTATCATGTACTAATGAACTGAACATAGAGCCGGAAGGGACACCCACGGAAGCCAATTTCTGGAAAAACGAAAATGACTTGATTACCGGTGCTAATGCTATGTATAAACCGCTTTCTGACAGCGAATTTTATGGAAGAGGGTTTTTCTGGTTTATTAATGCCAGTGATGATATGGTAACAGGAAGATCAAAAAGTGAAGCCGATAATGTGAAGAATTTTAGCAGTAATTATATTGCTGCCGGAGATCTGGAAACACAATGGAACAAAAGATATACAGTAATTGGTGTTGCGAATCGTGTTATCCGTAATATTGATAATGTCCAGGCTTCACAAGCTGTAAAAAACAAATATTTGGGTGAGGCACTGTTTATGAGCAGCAGAATGTATTTTGAATTGGCTTACAGCTATGGAAATGAAAAAGCAGGCATTCCAATCATAGACCGTACAAAAGAACCGGATCCAAACCCGATTCCAAGGGCTGCCAATGTAATGGAGAACTATAATTACATTGTAAATGATCTGAAAAAAGCAGCAGAATTACTGCCTGGCCAGGAAGAACTTCCAACCAAAGATTATGGAAGGCCTCATAAAGCTGCAGCTTGGGCGTTGCTGGCAAAAGTATATCTGTTTATGAAAGATTGGAAGAATGCAGAATATTGGGCAAATGAAGTAATGACCAAAGGAAACAGAAAACTGTTGAATAATTTCGGCGATGTTTTTAAAGCAGAAAATAATTACAGTTCAGAATATATCTGGTCCGTACCAAGTACTACTAAGTTTAATGGAGTAGGAAGTATCCTTCCGGGGGTAATGCTGGAAAACAAAGGTTGGGGGAAATATAATGGTTGGGGATACTTCCAGCCTACAAAAGAATTGTATGATGAATACGAAGCCGGAGACCTTAGAAGAAGTGTGACTATCCTTAAAGAAGGGGATCAGTTTACCTTTGATGGAGCGGTAAGAACATATGCTACATCTAATTCCCTTACAAAAGCTCAGTTTAATAAGTATATGGATGCATTCAAATATCCATTTAAAGAGGGGCATGTAAATGCTAATGGAGATTACCCTTGTACAGACCTTGCAGTTCCTATTATGCGTTATGCTGAGGTAATCCTTATAAAAGCGGAAGCATTACTTATGCAGAATAAACCTGCAGATCAGGAAATCAATATGATCAGAAAACGCGCTGGCCTTACTTTGAAAAGCGGTTATACTATGGCAGATCTGAAACATGAAAGACGTTGTGAGCTTGCCGGTGAATGGGCAGACAGACACAGAGACCTTGTCCGTTGGGGAGACGCACAGGCAACCTATGCTAAGCCTCTTCATGGCATGGATGGAAAAGAAGCTTGGGCAGCCAGAAACTTTAATCCAGCAGTTCATAATGTTTGGGCGGTACCACAGGTGGAGATTGTAAACAGCCACGGTGTTATTAAACAAAACGAAGGTTGGTAA
- a CDS encoding alkaline phosphatase: MKLSKILGLLALAVFSENQAQNYLNYNVGNAHSHNDYMQEIPFWQAYYANFGSIEADVFLVKGKLWVAHTEKELSADRTLENLYLDNIAKQIKLNKGNIYKDANKKLQLLIDIKQDYKTSLTALVNTLKKYPEITNNSGVKIVITGGRPQPVDFKNYPNYLYFDGDLNKDYSADQLKRVGMFSADLPELVKWNGKGIPRDEETEKIKKAVDKAHAQQKPMRFYGAPDFPNAWVNLMDMGVDYINTDHIPDLKKFMNTIPRNFYKNTKEYAAYTPTYKTDGISKKVKNVILLIPDGTSLPQYYAAFTANKGKLNVFNMKSTGLSKTNSSNAYITDSAPGSTAFSTGVKTKNTFVGVDGAGKALAQIPDIIAAKGLVSGLISTGDVTDATPADFYAHSDNRNSSEPILKDFASSKAKILIGGPTSGLTQDTEQQLKEAKVDIYHSLKSAEKINNRTLVIDPLASQRITNGRGNWLADAFDVTLNDLKNNKKGFFMMVEASQTDGGGHSNNIEQLVTELLDFDHVVGKAMKFADENKETLVVVVGDHETGGLTLLDGSLKDGWIFGNFSTNDHTSIPASVFAYGPNSKEFTGLFENTEIFNKIMAAYGFEK, from the coding sequence ATGAAACTATCAAAAATATTGGGTTTGCTGGCCCTGGCAGTTTTCTCTGAAAACCAGGCACAAAATTATTTGAATTATAATGTGGGAAATGCCCATTCTCACAATGATTATATGCAGGAGATTCCTTTTTGGCAGGCATATTATGCCAACTTCGGTTCTATTGAAGCAGATGTTTTTCTGGTGAAAGGAAAGCTTTGGGTGGCCCATACAGAAAAAGAACTTTCCGCAGACAGAACGCTGGAAAACCTTTATCTGGATAATATTGCAAAACAGATCAAACTGAATAAAGGGAATATTTATAAGGATGCGAACAAAAAGCTCCAGTTGTTGATTGATATCAAACAGGATTATAAAACAAGCTTAACAGCTTTGGTTAATACATTGAAAAAATATCCTGAAATTACTAACAATTCAGGAGTAAAGATAGTAATCACGGGTGGAAGACCTCAGCCGGTTGACTTTAAAAACTATCCCAATTATCTTTATTTTGATGGAGACCTGAATAAAGACTATTCCGCAGATCAGTTAAAAAGAGTTGGAATGTTCAGTGCAGATTTGCCAGAACTGGTAAAATGGAATGGAAAAGGAATTCCTAGAGATGAAGAAACGGAGAAAATCAAAAAAGCTGTGGATAAAGCGCATGCTCAGCAAAAACCAATGCGCTTCTATGGTGCTCCTGATTTTCCTAATGCCTGGGTAAACCTGATGGATATGGGAGTAGATTACATCAATACCGATCATATTCCGGATCTTAAAAAATTCATGAATACCATTCCAAGGAATTTCTATAAAAATACCAAGGAATATGCAGCTTATACTCCAACCTATAAAACGGACGGAATCAGCAAAAAAGTAAAAAATGTAATTCTTTTGATTCCAGACGGTACTTCTCTTCCTCAATACTACGCTGCTTTTACGGCCAATAAAGGAAAGCTGAATGTATTCAATATGAAATCCACAGGGTTATCTAAAACCAATTCATCAAACGCCTATATTACCGATTCAGCACCGGGATCTACAGCATTTTCTACAGGAGTAAAAACAAAAAATACATTTGTAGGGGTAGATGGAGCTGGAAAAGCTTTAGCACAGATTCCAGATATTATTGCTGCAAAAGGATTGGTATCCGGATTGATCTCTACCGGTGATGTAACGGATGCAACTCCTGCCGATTTTTATGCCCATTCTGATAACAGAAACAGCTCTGAACCTATTCTGAAAGACTTTGCTTCTTCTAAGGCTAAAATTCTTATCGGAGGTCCCACCAGTGGGTTAACTCAAGACACAGAGCAGCAATTGAAAGAGGCTAAAGTAGATATTTATCACAGCCTGAAATCTGCAGAGAAAATCAACAACAGAACACTGGTTATTGATCCTCTGGCTTCACAAAGAATCACAAACGGAAGAGGAAACTGGCTGGCTGATGCCTTTGATGTTACTTTGAATGATTTGAAGAATAATAAAAAAGGATTCTTTATGATGGTGGAAGCTTCCCAAACTGATGGCGGCGGGCACAGCAATAATATAGAACAGCTGGTTACCGAATTACTAGACTTTGATCATGTAGTAGGAAAGGCTATGAAGTTTGCAGATGAAAATAAAGAAACGCTGGTTGTAGTTGTGGGTGATCATGAAACTGGTGGATTAACGCTTTTAGATGGAAGTCTGAAAGACGGTTGGATATTTGGAAATTTCAGTACCAATGACCATACTTCTATTCCCGCAAGTGTTTTTGCCTATGGTCCGAATTCCAAAGAGTTTACAGGACTGTTTGAAAATACAGAAATTTTCAATAAAATCATGGCCGCTTACGGCTTTGAAAAATAG
- a CDS encoding phosphatidylinositol-specific phospholipase C produces the protein MATAAVFYSCAEGMAERDSNETGLTSANKANYKIASLAPVQMNSWMAGLQDNISISKISIPGTHDSGARIDAPVISGTAKTQDLSIAEQLNAGVRFLDIRCRHIDNSFTIHHGAIYQNLNFDDVLNACYAFLESHPSETIIMSVKEEHDPSNTTRSFESTFDSYVQKNPSKWNLGTNIPTLGEVRGKIRLLRRFPTQAAKGINATSWADNTTFEINNPGAQLKVQDYYKVTNNDDKWNGISTLFNDAKNSNSDRLFINFTSGYKPGIFGIPSIPTVSNAINPKLKTFFQSNTKGSYGIMPIDFVNAELAELIVKTNF, from the coding sequence ATGGCCACAGCAGCTGTATTCTATTCATGCGCTGAAGGAATGGCAGAAAGAGATTCTAATGAAACAGGTCTGACCTCTGCAAACAAAGCAAACTATAAAATAGCTTCATTGGCACCTGTACAAATGAACAGCTGGATGGCTGGTCTTCAGGATAATATTTCAATTTCAAAAATTTCAATCCCCGGAACACACGATTCCGGAGCACGTATAGATGCCCCTGTAATTTCAGGAACAGCCAAAACACAGGACCTCAGTATTGCTGAACAGTTAAATGCAGGAGTTCGATTTCTTGATATCCGCTGCAGACATATTGATAATTCATTTACCATTCATCATGGTGCTATTTACCAGAATTTGAATTTCGACGATGTCCTGAATGCCTGTTATGCATTTCTGGAAAGTCATCCATCTGAAACCATCATCATGTCTGTAAAAGAAGAACATGATCCTTCCAACACTACAAGAAGTTTTGAAAGTACTTTCGATTCCTACGTACAGAAAAATCCTTCAAAATGGAATCTTGGAACAAACATTCCTACTCTTGGAGAAGTAAGAGGAAAAATCAGATTGCTTAGACGATTCCCTACACAAGCTGCTAAAGGAATCAATGCGACTTCATGGGCTGATAATACAACCTTTGAAATTAATAATCCAGGGGCTCAGCTTAAGGTTCAGGATTATTATAAAGTTACTAATAATGATGATAAATGGAACGGAATTTCAACCCTGTTCAATGATGCCAAGAACAGCAACAGTGATAGACTTTTCATCAACTTCACCAGTGGCTACAAACCGGGAATCTTTGGAATTCCAAGCATTCCTACCGTTTCCAACGCAATCAACCCGAAACTTAAAACATTCTTCCAAAGTAATACAAAAGGATCGTATGGAATTATGCCTATTGATTTTGTAAATGCTGAACTGGCAGAGCTGATTGTAAAGACTAATTTTTAG